In one window of Hevea brasiliensis isolate MT/VB/25A 57/8 chromosome 10, ASM3005281v1, whole genome shotgun sequence DNA:
- the LOC110666034 gene encoding myosin-binding protein 7, which yields MAFRAVHCWTLGGLIVAFVDLAVAFNLLCGSAFAFVPSKFLSFFGLYLPCPCSGFFGYQNDDLCLHRLLIDWPIRKINAVQELVKNRFPFDLIWFGHESCNFHVEGCRKCGNGVIELEGEACSSLLSGPRLQSSVDRESGYDAKGKKITNQKHKYGIRRRRRAAVGYGKLCPALSSNGTHLVGIDVPGPLYDGSGMRSKISEDLDPGSGIEDGFLGNRDVPNGIDFSERIRHRFELDGSYGKGKAIKRDQLSVEKFTCDSEDKLCSAGNDANVIQVLEQALEEEKAARAVLYQELEKERAAAATAADEAMAMILRLQEDKASIEMEARQYRRVIEEKCAYDEEEMNILKEILVRKEREIHFLEKEVEAYEQMNFVGNDLVEGDSSYKINKKEQTISLSIDSKENPLPVPQKIENSESISENEVATNARWSSNHEHVRTPALGKEMMPKHNELASDFSTSQGLVQKTPSVAGTEKTKRDIDMISPGMKAPQISGSTGEEPEKNGEHWNQAGCNMHGSMLDTESTVYDVHVIDDKTVHWKENGRKESGPLSTATSDSGVQNSQFLSDCQTMSMAEIEPKVHGNSSNMHGKLLFSGSSMCRTHSMDLQKHSPPAVDGERLKIDNEVEWLRERLRIVQEEKEKLTFSAEHRERVNAQLRLVEDIVSQLREIQLLRKPVRQASLPPSSSKENVKKRHCRSVSWEDSENA from the exons ATGGCTTTCAGGGCCGTTCATTGTTGGACTTTGGGTGGGCTGATAGTGGCCTTCGTTGACCTTGCTGTTGCTTTTAATCTGCTATGTGGGTCAGCTTTTGCATTTGTTCCTTCAAAGTTCTTGAGTTTCTTTGGACTTTATCTGCCATGTCCCTGTAGTGGTTTTTTTGGTTACCAAAACGATGATTTGTGCTTGCACAGACTGCTTATTGATTGGCCAATAAGAAAGATTAATGCTGTTCAGGAGTTGGTGAAGAATAGGTTCCCTTTTGATTTGATTTGGTTTGGGCATGAATCCTGCAATTTCCATGTGGAAGGGTGTAGAAAATGTGGAAATGGGGTTATTGAATTGGAGGGAGAAGCGTGTTCTAGTTTGCTTTCAGGTCCAAGATTACAAAGTTCTGTTGATAGGGAAAGTGGGTATGATGCTAAGGGTAAGAAGATTACCAACCAGAAACATAAGTATGGGATCCGGCGGCGTAGAAGAGCTGCTGTTGGATATGGAAAACTCTGTCCTGCTTTGTCTTCTAATGGCACACATTTGGTTGGTATAGATGTTCCCGGCCCTCTTTATGATGGCAGTGGAATGAGAAGCAAAATTAGCGAAGACTTGGATCCTGGAAGCGGAATAGAAGATGGTTTCCTAG GTAATCGAGATGTTCCAAATGGCATTGACTTCAGTGAAAGAATAAGGCATAGGTTTGAATTGGATGGATCCTATGGGAAGGGTAAAGCCATCAAAAGGGATCAATTATCTGTTGAAAAATTTACCTGTGATTCTGAAGACAAGTTGTGCAGTGCTGGAAATGATGCAAATGTGATCCAAGTGCTGGAACAAGCACTTGAAGAAGAGAAAGCTGCCCGTGCAGTTCTTTACCAAGAGTTGGAGAAAGAGAGGGCTGCTGCTGCAACTGCAGCTGATGAAGCCATGGCAATGATATTGCGGTTGCAAGAGGATAAGGCATCAATTGAAATGGAAGCGAGGCAGTATCGCCGGGTGATAGAAGAAAAATGTGCTTATGATGAAGAAGAGATGAACATTCTGAAAGAGATCCTTGTCAGGAAGGAGAGGGAGATTCATTTTCTTGAGAAGGAAGTTGAAGCTTATGAGCAGATGAACTTTGTGGGAAATGATCTGGTGGAAGGTGATTCAagctataaaataaataaaaaagaacagACAATTTCGCTTTCCATTGATTCAAAAGAGAATCCCCTTCCAGTGCCACAGAAGATTGAGAATAGTGAATCCATTAGTGAAAATGAAGTGGCAACTAATGCAAGATGGTCTTCAAATCATGAACATGTACGCACACCTGCCTTGGGGAAAGAAATGATGCCAAAGCACAACGAGTTAGCTTCTGACTTTTCCACTTCACAAGGATTGGTGCAGAAAACTCCAAGTGTAGCAGGGACAGAAAAAACAAAAAGGGATATTGACATGATATCACCAGGAATGAAGGCACCCCAAATTAGTGGCAGCACTGGAGAGGAGCCAGAGAAAAATGGGGAACATTGGAATCAAGCTGGATGCAACATGCATGGTTCCATGCTTGACACAGAATCAACAGTTTATGATGTTCATGTTATTGATGATAAAACAGTACACTGGAAGGAGAATGGTAGAAAAGAGAGTGGACCATTGAGTACTGCCACTTCAGATTCTGGGGTTCAGAATAgtcaatttttgagtgattgtcaAACTATGAGCATGGCAGAAATTGAGCCCAAAGTTCATGGAAACTCTTCCAATATGCATGGCAAGTTACTATTTTCGGGTAGTTCAATGTGCAGAACCCATAGTATGGACTTGCAGAAGCATTCTCCACCTGCAGTTGATGGTGAAAGGTTGAAAATTGACAATGAGGTTGAATGGCTTAGAGAAAGGCTGAGAATAGTGCAAGAGGAAAAAGAGAAGTTGACTTTCTCTGCAGAGCACAGAGAAAGGGTAAATGCACAATTGAGACTTGTGGAAGATATAGTGAGCCAGCTTCGAGAGATTCAGTTGCTGAGAAAGCCTGTAAGGCAGGCTTCTTTACCACCATCATCTTCTAAG GAGAACGTGAAAAAAAGACATTGCCGGAGTGTGTCATGGGAAGATTCTGAAAATGCTTAA